The Podospora pseudocomata strain CBS 415.72m chromosome 3, whole genome shotgun sequence genome window below encodes:
- a CDS encoding hypothetical protein (EggNog:ENOG503P7ST), protein MSNLARAISKVFRREPNNATADTTAPTVAWLLAHRDERKGQPAHSKGKTPTASLYRMYEYLVTGYITGLRSEIEYFYNQPSWAVSDIPDPIDPDPERYAILAVLPSYLVTAFNRLIERGLPRGSPAIITGAAAENALKAREIVLETEPAWVAKVPALRQTLIIPDKSGKRPGEESRSKRFLDMNIIAEEPHVLFV, encoded by the coding sequence ATGTCTAACCTTGCGCGTGCCATTTCCAAAGTCTTCCGCCGGGAGCCGAACAACGCAACCgccgacaccaccgccccaacaGTGGCATGGCTCTTGGCTCACCGAGATGAACGCAAGGGGCAACCAGCACACAGCAAAGGCAAGACCCCCACAGCATCCCTGTACCGCATGTACGAGTATCTGGTCACCGGGTACATCACCGGCCTGCGATCTGAAATCGAGTACTTCTATAACCAACCATCGTGGGCTGTTTCCGACATCCCGGACCCTATCGACCCAGACCCGGAGCGGTACGCCATCCTCGCTGTCTTGCCATCATATCTAGTAACGGCATTCAACCGTCTGATCGAGCGCGGACTGCCGCGCGGCAGTCCCGCTATTATCACTGGCGCCGCAGCGGAGAATGCGTTAAAAGCCCGGGAGATTGTCCTGGAAACGGAACCGGCCTGGGTGGCAAAGGTGCCGGCGTTGCGGCAGACTTTGATTATACCAGATAAGTCCGGTAAGcggccgggggaggagagcaggAGCAAGCGATTTTTGGACATGAATATCATTGCGGAGGAGCCTCACGTACTTTTTGTATAA
- a CDS encoding hypothetical protein (EggNog:ENOG503P2CS; COG:S), giving the protein MPSLGGTARLVVARALSTITTNQNAIPGSFQSECFGSAVYPSHFPPFFWCLAREYSVYIQNFSTLVFPRRLPQATSQFPASGSPLSLMSGLDALLNRPRPSAWQRFVQQPCIFLAHKLYTWRQIIPIQPIHPVSVVCISDTHNSQPALPDGDILIHAGDLTQSGSLQELQTAVTWLRAQSHPVKIVVAGNHDLLLDESYTGHRGDNFNAGKAAGKMINWGDIIYLENSETTVTCANGRQLRVYGSPRSPRHGNWAFQYPRSKDVWTGATPKGVDILITHGPPRAHLDLQRLGCDYLLRELWRVRPKLHVFGHVHEGAGTEWLQFDGLQRAYEDTVITGGGFWNLLWTLKAFLLTLFGTAAEAKHLLVNAAMVGGLRDDERRRPVEVMI; this is encoded by the coding sequence ATGCCATCACTGGGAGGCACGGCGCGGTTGGTAGTGGCCCGTGCGCTGTCCACTATCACAACAAACCAAAATGCTATTCCAGGTTCGTTTCAATCAGAGTGCTTTGGGTCTGCTGTATATCCCAGCCATTTTCCCCCATTTTTCTGGTGCCTTGCGAGGGAATATTCGGTTTACATTCAGAATTTCTCTACCTTAGTCTTCCCGCGACGACTCCCTCAAGCCACATCGCAATTCCCAGCGAGCGGGTCTCCACTTTCCCTCATGTCAGGTCTCGATGCGCTGCTCAACCGGCCACGTCCCAGCGCCTGGCAGCGATTTGTTCAACAGCCATGCATTTTCCTCGCGCACAAACTCTACACGTGGAGACAAATTATTCCCATACAGCCGATACACCCCGTCTCAGTTGTTTGTATTTCCGACACCCACAACAGCCAACCCGCGCTGCCGGACGGtgacatcctcatccacgcCGGCGACCTTACGCAGTCGGGATCCTTACAGGAACTGCAGACTGCAGTTACATGGCTGCGCGCCCAGTCACACCCTGTCAAGATCGTCGTTGCAGGAAACCACGACTTACTCCTCGACGAATCCTATACAGGCCATCGCGGCGATAACTTCAATGCAGGAAAGGCGGCTGGCAAGATGATCAACTGGGGCGATATCATCTATCTCGAGAACAGTGAGACGACCGTTACCTGCGCCAACGGTCGCCAACTACGCGTTTACGGCAGTCCTCGCTCCCCTCGCCATGGGAACTGGGCCTTCCAGTATCCCCGCAGCAAAGACGTCTGGACGGGAGCGACACCAAAAGGTGTCGATATACTGATTACCCATGGGCCTCCGCGTGCACATCTCGATCTGCAAAGACTAGGTTGTGACTACCTGCTGCGGGAACTATGGCGAGTTCGCCCCAAGCTGCATGTGTTTGGACATGTTCATGAGGGTGCGGGTACGGAGTGGCTGCAGTTTGATGGGTTGCAGAGAGCATATGAAGATACTGTAATTACCGGCGGTGGGTTCTGGAATCTTTTATGGACGCTGAAGGCGTTTTTACTCACACTTTTCGGCACCGCTGCCGAGGCGAAACACCTGCTTGTTAATGCAGCCATGGTAGGCGGCCTACGGGATGACGAGCGAAGGCGACCGGTCGAGGTGATGATATAG